A single window of Bacteroidota bacterium DNA harbors:
- the lepA gene encoding translation elongation factor 4, whose amino-acid sequence MENTRNFCIIAHIDHGKSTLADRLLQSTKTVQERDFQDQVLDDMDLERERGITIKSHAIQMEYLYEGKNYILNLIDTPGHVDFSYEVSRSIASCEGALLIVDATQGIQAQTISNLYQAIDHNLEIIPVLNKMDMDNAMPEEVKDQIVDLIGCDREDIIEASGKTGMGVDRILHDIVTKIPPPKGNPDAPLQALIFDSVFNSFRGIIAYFKIKNGRIRANEHVKFFATGKEYLADEIGVLKLKLAPRQVLEAGDVGYIISGIKSAREVKVGDTITHVENPCERAIAGFEEVKPMVFAGIYPVNADDYEELRLAMERLQLNDASLTFEPESSAALGFGFRCGFLGMLHMEIIQERLDREFNMDVIATVPNVSYKVYTTQGGIVDVHNPSGLPEPTVVDRIEEPYINAEIITKTEYLGNIMSLCIGKRGIQKNQVYLTSDRVELTFEMPLSEIVFDFYDKLKSISKGYASFDYSVSEYKPATLVRLDILLNGEMVDALSTLIHRDNAYDFGRRICVKLKDLIPRQQFEIAIQAAIGAKIIARETVKAVRKDVLAKCYGGDITRKRKLLEKQKQGKKRMRQIGNVEIPQEAFLAVLKLD is encoded by the coding sequence ATGGAAAATACCAGGAATTTTTGCATCATTGCACACATCGATCACGGGAAAAGCACTCTTGCCGACCGTTTACTGCAATCTACAAAGACTGTCCAGGAGAGGGATTTTCAGGATCAGGTCCTCGACGACATGGATCTGGAGCGCGAAAGAGGGATCACCATTAAAAGCCATGCCATCCAGATGGAATATCTTTACGAGGGGAAAAATTATATTCTAAACCTGATTGATACTCCCGGTCACGTTGATTTTTCGTACGAAGTATCCCGTTCTATCGCTTCCTGCGAAGGAGCTTTGCTTATTGTTGATGCTACGCAAGGAATACAGGCTCAAACGATCTCAAACCTTTACCAGGCCATTGACCACAACCTTGAAATTATTCCTGTACTGAATAAAATGGACATGGACAACGCCATGCCCGAAGAAGTAAAAGATCAAATTGTCGACCTGATTGGCTGCGACCGCGAAGATATTATTGAAGCCAGCGGCAAAACAGGAATGGGCGTCGACCGGATTTTGCACGACATCGTTACCAAAATACCGCCTCCCAAAGGTAATCCTGACGCCCCTTTACAGGCACTGATTTTCGATTCAGTCTTTAATTCTTTCCGCGGGATCATTGCCTATTTCAAAATTAAAAACGGAAGGATCCGTGCCAATGAGCATGTGAAATTTTTTGCAACCGGAAAAGAATACCTTGCCGATGAAATCGGCGTTTTAAAATTGAAATTAGCACCCCGGCAGGTACTCGAAGCCGGCGACGTGGGCTATATTATTTCGGGTATCAAAAGTGCCAGGGAAGTTAAAGTGGGCGATACCATCACCCATGTGGAAAACCCATGCGAACGGGCTATTGCCGGTTTCGAAGAGGTGAAACCCATGGTGTTTGCCGGTATATATCCCGTCAACGCTGACGATTACGAGGAATTGAGGCTGGCCATGGAACGCCTGCAGCTGAACGATGCCTCACTGACCTTCGAGCCCGAATCATCCGCTGCATTGGGTTTCGGCTTCCGCTGCGGTTTTCTCGGAATGCTTCACATGGAAATCATCCAGGAACGCCTCGACCGCGAATTCAACATGGATGTCATTGCGACAGTTCCTAATGTCTCTTATAAGGTATACACTACACAGGGCGGAATTGTTGATGTTCATAATCCTTCGGGATTACCCGAACCAACTGTAGTCGACAGGATTGAAGAACCCTATATCAATGCAGAAATCATCACCAAAACCGAATATTTGGGGAACATTATGAGCCTCTGCATCGGGAAAAGAGGAATACAAAAAAACCAGGTGTACCTCACCAGCGACAGGGTCGAACTGACTTTCGAAATGCCCTTGAGTGAAATTGTATTTGATTTCTACGATAAGTTAAAAAGTATATCAAAAGGATATGCATCTTTCGACTATTCTGTTTCAGAATATAAACCGGCCACGCTCGTAAGGCTGGATATTCTGCTGAACGGAGAAATGGTTGATGCTTTATCCACCCTGATTCACCGGGACAATGCTTACGATTTCGGACGGCGGATTTGCGTCAAGTTAAAAGACCTCATCCCCCGGCAACAATTTGAAATTGCCATCCAGGCTGCCATTGGTGCTAAGATTATCGCCAGGGAAACCGTGAAGGCAGTGCGCAAGGATGTATTGGCCAAATGTTACGGAGGTGATATCACCCGTAAAAGAAAGTTATTGGAGAAACAGAAACAAGGCAAAAAACGGATGCGTCAGATAGGAAATGTTGAAATCCCGCAGGAAGCTTTTCTTGCAGTCCTGAAACTCGACTAA